From one Triticum urartu cultivar G1812 chromosome 3, Tu2.1, whole genome shotgun sequence genomic stretch:
- the LOC125547460 gene encoding uncharacterized protein LOC125547460: MANRATSVAMVFIILGIMSFGISVADADASFFARTCNKTKNALLCMSMLHIDPKSTYASTELELANIAVKIAVDTANHNAKVIDDLAKKKKGTPEGGVLNVCLWSYQFAGNELEVDVRTLLHDGDYITASSLVSDIKGVGDHCENAFKGMEKKSPVTNIDREMTERCGVAGELIALLIHK, translated from the coding sequence aTGGCGAACCGAGCAACATCTGTAGCCATGGTTTTCATTATTCTCGGCATCATGTCCTTCGGAATCTCTGTCGCCGATGCCGACGCCAGCTTTTTTGCCCGGACTTGCAACAAGACCAAGAATGCCTTGttgtgcatgtccatgctgcacATAGATCCAAAGAGTACCTATGCCTCCACTGAGTTGGAACTTGCCAACATCGCGGTGAAGATCGCCGTTGACACCGCCAACCACAACGCCAAGGTCATCGATGACCTAGCCAAGAAAAAGAAGGGCACGCCAGAGGGGGGCGTGTTAAACGTCTGCCTCTGGTCCTATCAATTCGCGGGCAACGAACTCGAGGTCGACGTCCGCACTCTCCTTCATGATGGGGACTACATTACCGCGTCGAGTCTCGTGTCGGATATCAAGGGCGTTGGTGATCATTGCGAGAATGCGTTTAAGGGGATGGAGAAGAAATCCCCAGTGACAAACATAGATCGCGAGATGACAGAGCGATGTGGCGTCGCAGGCGAACTCATTGCCCTGCTTATCCACAAGTGA